One Pseudonocardia sediminis DNA window includes the following coding sequences:
- a CDS encoding (2Fe-2S)-binding protein has protein sequence MTQVRVTVDGVNYADEVEPRLLLAQYLRETLGKTGTLIGCDTSNCGACTVHLNGRSVKSCSVLAVQADGGEVTTIEGLARDGQLHPVQEAFRECHGLQCGYCTPGMIMAAVDLLGDNPDPTEHEVREGIEGNLCRCTGYQNIVRSVQSAAKNMKPGAVAQSAPVAGGGN, from the coding sequence ATGACACAGGTCAGGGTCACCGTCGACGGCGTGAACTACGCCGACGAGGTCGAGCCCCGGTTGTTGCTCGCGCAGTACCTCAGGGAGACCCTGGGCAAGACGGGGACACTGATCGGCTGCGACACCAGCAACTGCGGAGCATGCACCGTCCACCTGAACGGACGCAGCGTGAAGTCCTGCTCCGTCCTGGCCGTCCAGGCCGACGGGGGAGAGGTCACCACGATCGAGGGGCTGGCCCGCGACGGGCAGCTGCACCCGGTCCAGGAGGCCTTCCGCGAGTGCCACGGTCTGCAGTGCGGCTACTGCACGCCCGGAATGATCATGGCTGCGGTCGACCTGCTCGGGGACAACCCCGACCCGACCGAGCACGAGGTCCGCGAGGGCATCGAGGGCAACCTCTGCCGTTGCACCGGTTACCAGAACATCGTGCGGTCGGTCCAGAGCGCGGCGAAGAACATGAAGCCCGGTGCCGTGGCGCAGAGCGCCCCGGTCGCCGGTGGAGGTAACTGA
- a CDS encoding mycofactocin system FadH/OYE family oxidoreductase 2, whose protein sequence is MTGLLHTPLRLGPLTLRNRVVFTAHLTGYATDGLPTAQHAAYYAARAAGGAGLVITEEHSVHPHDRPYEKVVRGHDPAVLPGYRAITEAVHAHGVPVLAQLNHNGGQASGMYSREPVPAPSALPDPMFREVARAMTTDDVDEVVAAYARTAAHCVEGGFDGVELQCSHASLLRMFLSPATNRRTDAYGGPLANRARIVLDVVAAVRAVLGPERVLGVRIGAHEGIDGGIGLDDGVALARLLEATGRVDHVNTSIGVATASLHLIEASMHTPSGYAAFIPSAIRAAVSLPVIGVGRFTEPAQAEAALAAGECDLVGVARGQIADPEFAAKGADGRPVRTCVGCNQECVGRVGLNRWLGCTVNPRAGHEAVPLPSPVVRGLRVVVVGGGPAGLSAAAAAARRGHRVTLLERDPATGGQVALAATAPGRTEIGHVVRDLLGECVASGVDVRTRVEADADLLRGLGADAIVLATGSAPVPPPWAVPGVVPVHDVLSGAAEVSGRVLVVDETGFHQATSVAELLAARGALVEIVTPAMVVGQDLGVTLDREGFRRRAHAAGIDTTTDRVVTAVDGRPGALRVTLLHHPTGRTEFRQVDGVVTALSTAPRDDLWTTLGAAPDVVRIGDCLAPRRIDAAVREGERVAVEIDTRAPMTERAV, encoded by the coding sequence GTGACCGGCCTGCTGCACACCCCGCTGCGTCTGGGCCCGCTGACGTTGCGCAACCGGGTCGTGTTCACCGCGCACCTCACCGGCTACGCCACCGACGGCCTGCCCACCGCGCAGCACGCGGCCTACTACGCCGCCCGCGCGGCCGGCGGCGCCGGGCTGGTGATCACCGAGGAGCACTCGGTGCACCCGCACGACCGTCCCTACGAGAAGGTCGTGCGCGGTCACGACCCGGCCGTCCTGCCCGGCTACCGGGCGATCACCGAGGCGGTGCACGCCCACGGCGTCCCGGTGCTCGCCCAGCTCAACCACAACGGCGGCCAGGCGTCGGGGATGTACTCGCGCGAACCGGTGCCCGCCCCCTCGGCGCTGCCCGACCCGATGTTCCGCGAGGTCGCCCGCGCCATGACCACCGACGACGTCGACGAGGTCGTGGCGGCCTACGCGCGCACCGCCGCGCACTGCGTCGAGGGCGGGTTCGACGGCGTCGAGCTGCAGTGCTCGCACGCGTCGTTGCTGCGGATGTTCCTGTCCCCGGCCACGAACCGGCGCACCGACGCCTACGGCGGCCCCCTGGCGAACCGGGCACGGATCGTGCTCGACGTCGTCGCGGCCGTCCGGGCGGTGCTCGGGCCGGAGCGGGTGCTCGGCGTCCGGATCGGCGCCCACGAGGGGATCGACGGCGGCATCGGGCTCGACGACGGCGTCGCGCTGGCCCGGCTGCTCGAGGCCACCGGTCGGGTCGACCACGTCAACACCTCGATCGGCGTCGCGACCGCGTCGCTGCACCTGATCGAGGCGTCGATGCACACGCCGTCGGGCTACGCGGCGTTCATCCCGTCCGCGATCCGGGCCGCGGTGTCGCTGCCGGTGATCGGCGTCGGGCGGTTCACCGAGCCCGCGCAGGCCGAGGCGGCGCTGGCCGCGGGGGAGTGCGACCTGGTCGGGGTGGCCCGCGGGCAGATCGCCGACCCGGAGTTCGCCGCCAAGGGCGCCGACGGGCGCCCGGTGCGGACGTGCGTGGGCTGCAACCAGGAGTGCGTCGGGCGGGTCGGGCTCAACCGGTGGCTGGGCTGCACGGTCAACCCGCGGGCCGGGCACGAGGCCGTCCCGTTGCCGTCGCCGGTGGTGCGGGGCCTGCGGGTGGTGGTCGTGGGCGGCGGGCCGGCCGGGCTGTCCGCCGCGGCGGCCGCGGCCCGTCGCGGGCACCGGGTGACGCTGCTGGAGCGGGACCCCGCGACCGGGGGTCAGGTCGCGCTGGCGGCCACCGCGCCCGGGCGGACCGAGATCGGGCACGTCGTACGCGATCTGCTCGGTGAGTGCGTGGCGTCCGGGGTGGACGTCCGCACGCGTGTCGAGGCGGATGCGGACCTGCTGCGCGGGCTCGGCGCGGACGCGATCGTGCTGGCCACCGGGTCCGCTCCGGTCCCTCCGCCGTGGGCGGTCCCGGGCGTCGTGCCCGTGCACGACGTCCTGTCCGGCGCGGCGGAGGTGTCCGGCCGGGTGCTCGTCGTCGACGAGACGGGCTTCCACCAGGCGACGTCGGTCGCCGAGCTGCTCGCCGCCCGCGGGGCCCTGGTCGAGATCGTGACGCCGGCGATGGTCGTCGGGCAGGACCTCGGCGTCACCCTGGACCGGGAGGGCTTCCGTCGGCGCGCCCACGCCGCCGGGATCGACACGACCACCGACAGGGTGGTGACGGCCGTCGACGGCCGACCTGGGGCTTTGCGGGTGACGCTGCTGCACCACCCGACCGGCCGGACCGAGTTCCGGCAGGTCGACGGGGTGGTCACGGCGTTGTCCACAGCTCCCCGCGATGATCTGTGGACAACCCTGGGGGCGGCCCCGGACGTGGTCCGGATCGGCGACTGCCTGGCCCCGCGCCGGATCGACGCCGCGGTCCGGGAGGGCGAACGCGTCGCCGTCGAGATCGACACGCGCGCGCCGATGACGGAACGGGCAGTCTGA
- a CDS encoding xanthine dehydrogenase family protein molybdopterin-binding subunit: protein MTTTAEPTTTEIGKARVRKEDARLIAGRSRYTDSITPPGTLHIAVVRSTLARATITSIDKSEAEKAPGVYGVYTAADLGAEAVGMPCAWPITPDQKAPQRPVLGIGRVSFSGEGVAVVVARSLAEAKDAAELVEVDYDPQDAILDMEAASKDGADLVHPDLGTNVSATWVFDSGEAGTGASVDEAIKTAEADPDSIVVKRRFRQQRLIPAFMEPRSCVVDPTGEQITIWSATQVPHILRTMTTVTLGIPESKLRVIAPDVGGGFGGKIGVLPEEMLCVLIAQKLGKPVKWTETRSESMLTAHHSRDQIQDLTITAKKDGTITGLDVHLFADMGSYLGLVGPGVPILGAFMFNAIYKIPALKFTCSNVFTNKVLTDAYRGAGRPEATFGIERMMDELAVELGRDPMELREQNWITHEEFPFTTVVGLTYDTGNYEQATARAMELFDYAGLRREQEERKRNNDPVQLGIGISTFTEMCGLAPSRVLGSLSYGAGGWEAASIRMLATGKVEVITGASAHGQGHETAFSQIVADQLGVPFEDVEILHGDTQVSPKGLDTYGSRSLVVGGIAIVNAAEKVVAKAKKIAAHLLEASEDDLEFANGTFTVKGTDKGKAIQEIAFAAFMAHDYPEDMEPSLDSDAVFDPENFSYPHGTHLAAMEVDTDTGRVKLRNYVCVDDIGNVINPLIVEGQVHGGLAQGIAQALFEEANYDDQGTLVNATFVDYTIPAASDLPSFTTETVSTAATSNKLGVKGVGEAGTIASTPAIVNGVLDAIRHLGVKEIEMPTTSQRVWRALQVAKGGNPMETPSDTHSPGAGLGSIDPNNPKGEVQ from the coding sequence TTGACGACGACCGCCGAACCCACCACCACCGAGATCGGCAAGGCCCGCGTCCGCAAGGAGGACGCGCGGCTGATCGCCGGTCGCTCCCGCTACACCGACTCGATCACCCCGCCCGGCACGCTGCACATCGCGGTCGTGCGCTCCACGCTGGCCCGCGCCACGATCACCTCGATCGACAAGTCCGAGGCAGAGAAGGCCCCGGGCGTGTACGGCGTCTACACCGCCGCCGACCTGGGCGCCGAGGCCGTCGGCATGCCCTGCGCGTGGCCGATCACCCCGGACCAGAAGGCCCCGCAGCGCCCAGTGCTCGGCATCGGCCGGGTCAGCTTCTCCGGTGAGGGCGTCGCCGTCGTCGTCGCCCGGTCCCTGGCCGAGGCCAAGGACGCCGCCGAGCTCGTCGAGGTCGACTACGACCCGCAGGACGCGATCCTGGACATGGAGGCGGCGTCGAAGGACGGCGCCGACCTGGTGCACCCCGACCTGGGCACCAACGTCTCCGCGACCTGGGTCTTCGACTCCGGCGAGGCCGGCACCGGCGCGAGCGTCGACGAGGCCATCAAGACCGCCGAGGCGGACCCGGACTCGATCGTCGTCAAGCGCCGCTTCCGCCAGCAGCGCCTGATCCCCGCGTTCATGGAGCCCCGCTCCTGCGTGGTGGACCCGACCGGTGAGCAGATCACCATCTGGTCGGCCACCCAGGTGCCGCACATCCTGCGCACGATGACCACCGTGACGCTCGGCATCCCGGAGTCCAAGCTCCGCGTGATCGCCCCCGACGTCGGCGGCGGTTTCGGCGGCAAGATCGGCGTCCTGCCCGAGGAGATGCTCTGCGTGCTCATCGCGCAGAAGCTGGGCAAGCCGGTCAAGTGGACCGAGACGCGCTCGGAGTCGATGCTCACCGCGCACCACAGCCGGGACCAGATCCAGGACCTGACGATCACCGCCAAGAAGGACGGCACGATCACCGGCCTGGACGTGCACCTGTTCGCGGACATGGGCTCCTACCTGGGCCTCGTCGGCCCCGGTGTCCCGATCCTCGGCGCGTTCATGTTCAACGCGATCTACAAGATCCCGGCGCTGAAGTTCACGTGCTCCAACGTCTTCACGAACAAGGTGCTGACCGACGCCTACCGCGGCGCCGGACGCCCGGAGGCCACCTTCGGCATCGAGCGGATGATGGACGAGCTCGCGGTCGAGCTCGGCCGGGACCCGATGGAGCTGCGCGAGCAGAACTGGATCACCCACGAGGAGTTCCCGTTCACCACCGTCGTGGGCCTGACCTACGACACCGGCAACTACGAGCAGGCCACCGCCCGTGCGATGGAGCTGTTCGACTACGCCGGCCTGCGTCGTGAGCAGGAGGAGCGCAAGCGCAACAACGACCCGGTCCAGCTGGGCATCGGCATCTCGACGTTCACCGAGATGTGCGGCCTGGCCCCGTCCCGCGTCCTGGGCTCGCTGTCCTACGGCGCCGGCGGCTGGGAGGCCGCCAGCATCCGGATGCTGGCGACCGGCAAGGTCGAGGTCATCACCGGTGCGTCCGCGCACGGGCAGGGCCACGAGACCGCGTTCTCGCAGATCGTCGCCGACCAGCTCGGCGTGCCGTTCGAGGACGTCGAGATCCTGCACGGCGACACCCAGGTCTCGCCGAAGGGCCTCGACACCTACGGCTCCCGGTCCCTGGTCGTCGGCGGCATCGCGATCGTCAACGCCGCGGAGAAGGTCGTCGCCAAGGCCAAGAAGATCGCCGCGCACCTGCTCGAGGCGTCCGAGGACGACCTGGAGTTCGCCAACGGCACCTTCACGGTCAAGGGCACCGACAAGGGCAAGGCCATCCAGGAGATCGCGTTCGCCGCGTTCATGGCGCACGACTACCCGGAGGACATGGAGCCCTCGCTGGACTCCGACGCCGTGTTCGACCCGGAGAACTTCTCCTACCCGCACGGCACGCACCTCGCCGCGATGGAGGTCGACACCGACACCGGTCGCGTGAAGCTGCGCAACTACGTCTGCGTCGACGACATCGGCAACGTGATCAACCCGTTGATCGTCGAGGGCCAGGTGCACGGCGGTCTCGCCCAGGGCATCGCGCAGGCCCTGTTCGAGGAGGCGAACTACGACGACCAGGGCACCCTGGTCAACGCCACGTTCGTCGACTACACGATCCCGGCGGCGTCGGACCTCCCGAGCTTCACCACGGAGACCGTGTCCACCGCGGCGACGTCGAACAAGCTCGGTGTGAAGGGTGTCGGCGAGGCCGGCACGATCGCCTCCACCCCGGCGATCGTCAACGGCGTGCTCGACGCGATCCGTCACCTCGGTGTCAAGGAGATCGAGATGCCGACGACGTCGCAGCGCGTGTGGCGCGCTCTGCAGGTCGCCAAGGGCGGCAACCCGATGGAGACCCCGAGCGACACCCACTCGCCGGGTGCCGGCCTCGGTTCGATCGACCCGAACAACCCCAAGGGAGAGGTCCAGTGA
- a CDS encoding alkaline phosphatase family protein has protein sequence MTETPESLLPRYGAGTLSDVLPALLTSLGTGIGTDVGAFGLPPSRAAGLLLIDGLGHELLAAHAADAPVLAAMADAGPLTVGFPSSTPISLTSLGTGLPPGAHGTLGVRFRVEDTLLDALSWRDGGTDLRERLVPERVQPEPTLFERAAAAGVEVTVVSGREFRTSGLTRSGLRGGTYRGVHALGDLATAFLDGLTGPGPRLAYGYHSELDLLGHVHGPGSAPWRWQLRLLDHLVEMLLDGLPAGALLAVTGDHGMVGLTRVYDADDDDDVLRDGVTLLGGDPRARQIYTSPGAADEVLATWRETLGDDAWVLPGQEAVDRNWFGPVTSGMRDRVGDVVAAMRGTAGVVRSEAEPMMAGLPGQHGSFSTAEQLVPLLVASSP, from the coding sequence GTGACCGAGACCCCGGAGTCCCTCCTGCCCCGTTACGGCGCGGGGACGCTGTCCGACGTGCTCCCGGCCCTGCTCACCTCGCTGGGTACCGGTATCGGTACCGACGTCGGCGCGTTCGGCCTCCCGCCGTCGCGGGCGGCGGGGCTCCTGCTGATCGACGGCCTCGGCCACGAGCTGCTCGCCGCGCACGCCGCGGACGCGCCGGTGCTGGCCGCGATGGCCGACGCCGGGCCGTTGACGGTGGGGTTCCCGTCCAGCACGCCGATCAGCCTGACCTCGCTCGGCACCGGGCTGCCGCCGGGGGCGCACGGGACGCTGGGCGTGCGGTTCCGGGTCGAGGACACCCTGCTCGACGCGCTGAGCTGGAGGGACGGCGGGACCGACCTGCGCGAGCGCCTGGTGCCCGAGCGGGTCCAGCCGGAGCCGACCCTGTTCGAGCGCGCCGCGGCCGCCGGGGTGGAGGTCACCGTCGTGTCCGGCCGGGAGTTCCGGACGTCCGGGCTCACCCGTTCCGGCCTGCGCGGCGGGACCTACCGGGGCGTGCACGCGCTCGGTGACCTGGCGACCGCGTTCCTGGACGGCCTGACCGGCCCGGGCCCGCGACTGGCCTACGGCTACCACTCCGAGCTGGACCTGCTCGGCCACGTGCACGGCCCGGGCTCGGCTCCATGGCGATGGCAGCTGCGCCTGCTCGACCACCTGGTGGAGATGCTGCTCGACGGTCTCCCGGCCGGCGCGCTGCTGGCCGTCACCGGCGACCACGGGATGGTCGGACTGACCCGCGTCTACGACGCCGACGACGATGACGACGTGCTCCGCGACGGCGTCACGCTCCTCGGCGGGGACCCCCGGGCCCGGCAGATCTACACGAGCCCGGGCGCCGCCGACGAGGTCCTCGCCACCTGGCGGGAGACCCTCGGCGACGACGCGTGGGTGCTCCCCGGGCAGGAGGCGGTCGACCGGAACTGGTTCGGCCCCGTCACGTCCGGCATGCGGGACCGGGTCGGCGACGTGGTCGCGGCGATGCGCGGGACGGCGGGGGTCGTGCGGTCGGAGGCCGAACCGATGATGGCGGGCCTGCCCGGCCAGCACGGATCGTTCAGCACCGCCGAGCAGCTGGTGCCTCTCCTGGTGGCGTCGTCGCCCTGA
- the mftE gene encoding mycofactocin biosynthesis peptidyl-dipeptidase MftE gives MLLGDLTWTDLDPASGAAARTLVVPVGSVEQHGPHLPLDTDVRISSAVASGVHDRDPSLVLAPALAYGAAGEHEGFPGTVSLGHEALRAVLVEYGRSVCRWASRLVLLNGHGGNVTTMVEAVTLLRYEGRDVAWTPCIPPPAVTAGIPLDAHAGRIETSLMLALTPHLVRLGAAAPGATGRLRDLLEPMRTGGVVSVSPNGVLGDPSGASADEGRRLLDGTVTAVADAVRRWEPDASTGRLA, from the coding sequence GTGCTCCTCGGCGACCTGACCTGGACCGATCTCGACCCGGCCTCCGGGGCCGCGGCACGCACGCTCGTCGTCCCGGTGGGGTCGGTCGAACAGCACGGCCCGCACCTGCCGCTCGACACCGACGTCCGGATCTCCTCGGCCGTCGCCTCGGGCGTGCACGACCGCGACCCGTCGCTGGTGCTCGCGCCCGCCCTGGCCTACGGCGCCGCGGGGGAGCACGAGGGCTTCCCCGGGACGGTCTCGCTCGGGCACGAGGCCCTGCGCGCGGTGCTCGTCGAGTACGGGCGGTCGGTGTGCCGGTGGGCGTCGCGGCTGGTCCTGCTCAACGGGCACGGCGGCAACGTCACGACGATGGTCGAGGCCGTGACGCTCCTGCGCTACGAGGGCCGCGACGTCGCCTGGACCCCGTGCATTCCACCGCCCGCCGTGACGGCCGGTATCCCGCTCGACGCGCACGCCGGGCGGATCGAGACGTCGCTGATGCTGGCCCTGACCCCGCATCTGGTCCGCCTCGGGGCCGCCGCGCCCGGTGCGACGGGCCGCCTGCGCGACCTGCTGGAACCGATGCGCACCGGCGGCGTGGTCTCGGTCAGCCCCAACGGCGTGCTCGGCGACCCGTCCGGCGCCTCCGCCGACGAGGGACGACGACTCCTCGACGGGACGGTCACGGCCGTCGCCGACGCCGTCCGTCGCTGGGAGCCGGACGCGTCGACCGGCAGGCTGGCCTGA
- the mftF gene encoding mycofactocin biosynthesis glycosyltransferase MftF (Members of this protein family, MftF, are glycosyltransferases, members of PF00535 (glycosyl transferase family 2). The encoding gene is found as part of the mycofactocin cassette, in Mycobacterium tuberculosis, many other Actinobacteria, and occasional members of other lineages. Mycofactocin itself, a putative redox carrier, is a heavily modified derivative of the C-terminal Val-Tyr dipeptide of the mycofactocin precursor MftA (TIGR03969).): protein MAPPAAADGPHDLRLPDGFRVVLDRRARRIDGGEALLGGAPPRLVHLSPTARDLLPAGPRTALTVTDPTTRALARRLLDSGLAHPVFPDAGKEGEEVPGAEDVTVVVPVKDRSLLRLLATLPANVGGLVVVDDGSDDPGTVAAGVVAAGGTVVRHERPRGPAAARNAGVAAARTPFVVFLDSDVVPEPGWLAPLLAHAADPAVAMVAPRIVALGPVSDGGGARGAIARYEAVRSSLDLGPDPALIVPRSRVAYVPSAAMLVRVDAVSGSGADGRERIAFDEGMHVAEDVDLVLRLHAAGWRMRYEPTARVAHDHRTDPSEWLARKAFYGTGAAPLAQRHPGAVPPVVLSPWSAAVCVLLLLQRRWSVAGAAVVTAVATERLSRKLTRLDRPRLSAARLTALGLSGAVWQVGSALTRHFWPVVALALPFSSRARRAVAAAALAEGIADWWVHRDRDPAARPGPVGFLVAHRLDDLAYGAGLWWGALRRRTTAPLRPTGPGTAPKQK from the coding sequence ATGGCTCCCCCCGCCGCGGCCGACGGACCGCACGACCTCCGCCTGCCCGACGGGTTCCGGGTCGTCCTGGACCGCCGCGCCCGCCGGATCGACGGCGGCGAGGCGCTGCTCGGGGGCGCCCCGCCGCGGCTGGTGCACCTGAGCCCCACCGCTCGCGACCTGCTCCCGGCCGGGCCGCGCACCGCCCTGACCGTCACCGACCCGACGACGCGTGCGCTCGCCCGCCGCCTGCTCGACTCCGGCCTGGCGCACCCCGTGTTCCCCGACGCCGGGAAAGAGGGGGAGGAGGTCCCGGGCGCCGAGGACGTCACCGTCGTCGTGCCGGTCAAGGACCGGTCGTTGCTCCGTCTGCTGGCGACGCTGCCGGCGAACGTGGGCGGTCTCGTCGTCGTCGACGACGGGTCGGACGACCCGGGCACCGTCGCCGCGGGTGTGGTGGCCGCCGGCGGGACGGTCGTACGCCACGAGCGCCCGCGCGGCCCGGCCGCGGCCCGCAACGCCGGGGTGGCGGCGGCGCGGACACCGTTCGTCGTGTTCCTCGACTCCGACGTCGTGCCCGAGCCGGGCTGGCTCGCGCCCCTGCTCGCGCACGCGGCCGACCCGGCGGTGGCGATGGTGGCCCCGCGGATCGTCGCGCTCGGACCGGTCTCCGACGGGGGCGGGGCGCGCGGCGCGATCGCGCGCTACGAGGCCGTCCGGTCCTCGTTGGACCTCGGCCCGGACCCGGCGCTGATCGTCCCGCGCTCGCGGGTCGCCTATGTCCCGAGCGCGGCGATGCTGGTGCGCGTCGACGCCGTCAGCGGGAGTGGTGCCGACGGACGGGAGCGCATCGCGTTCGACGAAGGGATGCACGTCGCCGAGGACGTCGACCTGGTGCTGCGGCTGCACGCCGCGGGCTGGCGGATGCGCTACGAACCCACCGCCCGGGTCGCCCACGACCATCGCACCGACCCGTCGGAGTGGCTGGCGCGCAAGGCCTTCTACGGCACCGGCGCCGCCCCGCTCGCACAGCGCCACCCCGGGGCCGTCCCGCCGGTCGTGCTCTCGCCGTGGTCGGCGGCGGTGTGCGTGCTGCTCCTGCTGCAGCGTCGCTGGTCGGTGGCCGGCGCCGCCGTCGTCACGGCGGTGGCGACCGAGCGGCTCTCCCGCAAGCTCACCCGGCTGGACCGTCCGCGGCTCTCGGCGGCGCGGCTGACCGCGCTCGGCCTGTCGGGCGCGGTGTGGCAGGTGGGATCGGCGCTGACCCGGCACTTCTGGCCGGTCGTCGCGCTCGCGCTGCCCTTCTCCTCGCGGGCCCGTCGCGCCGTGGCCGCCGCCGCGCTGGCCGAGGGGATCGCCGACTGGTGGGTCCACCGCGACCGCGACCCGGCCGCGCGCCCCGGGCCGGTCGGGTTCCTCGTCGCCCACCGTCTGGACGACCTGGCCTACGGCGCAGGGCTGTGGTGGGGGGCGCTGCGGCGCCGGACGACCGCACCGCTGCGTCCCACCGGACCCGGAACCGCGCCGAAGCAGAAGTAA
- a CDS encoding mycofactocin system FadH/OYE family oxidoreductase 1 — protein MADGLTAPVQIRGRWAPSRVLFGPHETNLGYRREISDAHVAYYARRAEGGAGLIVTEVASVHPSDHPYERAPLAAHSGPGWSAVAGACRPHGALVLAGLGHAGSQGSTAYSQRPLWGPSRVPDVVTREVPMVMERPEIDALLDGFGDAVRGAVAAGLDGVEINAGQHSLLRQFCSGLTNHRTDDHRDRGLLLREVVDVVRAALGPDRILGLRLCADELAPWAGITPPDGAALAASVADAVDYLVPVRGSALSVSSTRPDLHTPPGFNRELCAAVRGTGSLTVLQGSVVDPSMAEAALADGTADLVEMTRAQIADPDLVALVRAGTPERIRPCTLSNQLSLARDPRNPIVGDEAEPRSGRETTDPPVDGRDPVPRDVVVVGGGPAGLEAARTLALRGHRVALHERDRVLGGSLRLAAAVHGRARIGVLLPWWERELQRLGVEVRTGVAVTAEDLDEAERAGAAVLLTTGSRPAPAAFPSDVPVVPAAEFERTVLTSGSTSAAVTTALASAGGAPRGIRGVPPAVVVFDPVGDWTGAGVAEQLAAAGVACTLVTPDAVAGDQLGRTGDLADANARLERAGVTRVLFSTLRSVTGGTARIEDVHTGAARDIPCDLVVDCSARLPEDTLWTAAPHRLRAGDAVAPRTIAEAVGEGRRAALEIGAGRSATVLSGSSS, from the coding sequence GTGGCCGATGGGCTGACCGCACCGGTGCAGATCCGGGGGCGGTGGGCTCCGTCGCGGGTGCTGTTCGGCCCGCACGAGACGAACCTGGGGTACCGGCGGGAGATCTCGGACGCCCACGTCGCCTACTACGCCCGGCGGGCCGAGGGTGGCGCGGGCCTGATCGTCACCGAGGTCGCGTCGGTGCACCCCTCCGACCATCCCTACGAACGCGCGCCGCTGGCCGCCCACTCAGGTCCGGGCTGGTCCGCGGTCGCCGGGGCCTGCCGTCCGCACGGTGCCCTGGTACTGGCCGGGCTCGGACACGCCGGTTCCCAGGGCTCCACCGCGTACTCGCAGCGTCCGCTGTGGGGACCGTCGCGGGTACCCGACGTCGTCACCCGCGAGGTGCCGATGGTGATGGAACGGCCCGAGATCGACGCGCTCCTCGACGGGTTCGGCGACGCCGTGCGGGGTGCCGTCGCGGCCGGTCTGGACGGGGTGGAGATCAACGCGGGGCAGCACTCCCTGCTGCGCCAGTTCTGCTCCGGGCTGACCAACCACCGGACGGACGACCACCGGGACCGCGGGCTGCTCCTACGGGAGGTCGTGGACGTGGTGCGGGCCGCGCTCGGGCCGGACCGGATCCTGGGCCTGCGTCTCTGCGCCGACGAGCTCGCGCCCTGGGCGGGGATCACGCCGCCCGACGGCGCCGCCCTGGCCGCGTCGGTCGCCGACGCCGTCGACTACCTGGTCCCGGTGCGCGGCAGCGCCCTCTCGGTCTCCTCGACCCGCCCCGACCTGCACACGCCGCCCGGCTTCAACCGGGAGCTGTGCGCCGCGGTCCGGGGCACCGGGTCACTGACCGTCCTGCAGGGCAGCGTCGTCGACCCGTCGATGGCGGAGGCCGCGCTCGCCGACGGCACCGCGGACCTCGTCGAGATGACCCGCGCCCAGATCGCCGACCCCGACCTCGTCGCGCTGGTCCGTGCCGGCACCCCGGAGCGGATCCGGCCCTGCACGCTGTCCAACCAGCTCTCCCTCGCGCGCGACCCGCGCAACCCGATCGTCGGCGACGAGGCCGAGCCGAGGTCCGGGCGCGAGACCACCGACCCGCCGGTCGACGGGCGCGATCCGGTGCCGCGGGACGTCGTGGTCGTCGGGGGCGGGCCGGCCGGTCTGGAGGCCGCCCGGACGCTGGCTCTGCGCGGGCACCGGGTCGCGCTGCACGAGCGCGACCGCGTCCTCGGCGGGTCGCTGCGTCTCGCCGCCGCGGTGCACGGGCGGGCGCGGATCGGGGTGCTCCTGCCCTGGTGGGAACGTGAGCTCCAGCGCCTCGGGGTGGAGGTGCGCACCGGCGTCGCGGTGACGGCGGAGGATCTCGACGAGGCCGAGCGGGCCGGCGCGGCGGTCCTGTTGACCACCGGGTCCCGCCCCGCGCCGGCGGCCTTCCCCTCGGACGTCCCGGTCGTCCCGGCGGCCGAGTTCGAACGCACGGTGCTCACCTCCGGGTCGACGTCGGCCGCGGTGACGACGGCGCTCGCCTCCGCAGGCGGTGCGCCGCGCGGGATCCGGGGTGTTCCGCCCGCCGTCGTCGTGTTCGACCCGGTCGGCGACTGGACCGGGGCCGGGGTCGCCGAGCAGCTCGCCGCGGCGGGCGTCGCGTGCACGCTCGTCACCCCGGACGCGGTGGCCGGCGACCAGCTCGGACGCACCGGTGACCTCGCCGACGCCAACGCCCGGCTGGAACGCGCCGGCGTCACCCGCGTCCTGTTCTCCACCCTGCGCTCGGTGACCGGTGGGACCGCCCGGATCGAGGACGTCCACACCGGAGCGGCACGCGATATCCCCTGCGACCTGGTGGTCGACTGCTCGGCGCGCCTGCCCGAGGACACGCTGTGGACGGCGGCACCGCACCGGCTCCGGGCCGGTGACGCCGTCGCCCCGCGCACGATCGCCGAGGCCGTCGGGGAGGGACGCCGTGCGGCCCTGGAGATCGGTGCCGGGCGTTCCGCGACCGTCCTGTCCGGGTCGTCGTCGTGA